Proteins from a single region of Pyrus communis chromosome 6, drPyrComm1.1, whole genome shotgun sequence:
- the LOC137736155 gene encoding uncharacterized protein: MAFLGHVISTQGILVDPQKVAVVENWEQPRNVTEVKAERKKPFGLLQPFPVPEWKWENITMGFVYKLQRTHIGFDDIWEALGTRLLYNITYHPQTDGQLEITIQTLEDMLRSSVLQFGDAWHKQLDLMEFAYNNNFHSTFIMERYSTVRKERQPKSQVYRTISDHRAICKVAYRLELSSDLAKVHNVFHVSMLRHYFADPSQVIPPHPLEINPDLTYDEEPVTILDWKEKVLRNKTVSLVKVLWRNHSADEATWEGEDQMRDLYPRLFYGY, from the exons ATGGCATTTTTGGGACACGTCATATCTActcaaggtattttggtggatcctcaaaaggtagcAGTAGTGGAGAATTGGGAGCAGCCACGAAACGTCACAGAG gttaaagctgaaaggaagaagccgtttggattgttgcagccgtttcccgttccagagtggaaatgggaaaatattactatgggttttgtgtacaagcttcagCGTACACATATTGGTTTTGACGACatttgg gaagctttgggtacgagattaCTCTACAATATaacatatcatcctcagacagatGGACAATTAGAGATAACCATTCagacgttggaggatatgttgagatcttcggtgttgcagtttggcgaCGCTTGGCACAAGcagttggatttaatggaatttgcctacaacaacaattttcattcga ctttcatCATGGAGAGGTATAGTACGGTTCGAAAAGAAAGGCAACCtaagtcccaggtatatcggaccaTATCAGATCACCGAGCGATTTGTAAAGTTGCTTACAGGCTTGAGTTGTCTTCCGACCTGGCTAAAGTGCacaatgtttttcatgtgtccATGCTTCGTCATTACTTTGCTGATCCGTCACAGGTGATACCTCCTCACCCATTGGAAATAAATCCGGATTTGACATATGACGAGGAACCAGTAACGATtttggattggaaggaaaaggttctgaggaacaagactgtgagtttagtgaaagttttgtggaggaatcactcagcGGATGAGGCTACTTGGGAGGGGGAAGACcagatgagagatttgtatccccGCTTGTTTTATGGTTACTAG
- the LOC137737998 gene encoding uncharacterized protein, which yields MHVVFKSKVTKVTKHFKSLKSKMPRFGIFPTGGCFDGCRDHTQQSSGCGTRVWNLSDKPVELQIRVGSILKKVHTLKPGSSKRLKCKSIYKAYMPGGEGGGSGVGSMRGLLYYYDETCHPYVWIHDTGGDTLRMVKQQYISLEDLRECCEIRIFRDHQRGCVSVRKKPRPDFC from the coding sequence ATGCACGTTGTCTTTAAGTCCAAGGTGACCAAAGTCACCAAACATTTCAAGTCTCTGAAATCAAAGATGCCCAGATTTGGTATCTTCCCAACTGGAGGGTGCTTTGATGGATGCAGGGATCACACACAGCAATCCTCAGGATGTGGAACTAGGGTTTGGAACCTGAGTGACAAGCCTGTGGAACTGCAGATAAGAGTTGGGTCCATACTAAAAAAGGTTCACACTTTGAAACCAGGCTCCTCAAAGAGGCTGAAGTGCAAGAGCATATACAAGGCCTATATGCCCGGCGGAGAGGGTGGCGGCAGCGGCGTTGGCAGCATGAGAGGCTTGCTGTATTACTATGACGAAACTTGCCACCCTTACGTTTGGATTCATGACACTGGTGGTGATACATTGAGGATGGTCAAGCAGCAGTATATCAGTCTTGAGGACCTCAGGGAGTGTTGTGAGATCAGGATTTTCAGGGATCATCAGAGAGGCTGCGTTTCGGTTCGGAAGAAACCGAGGCCGGATTTTTGCTGA
- the LOC137736806 gene encoding uncharacterized protein, producing MAFTWGSALRIALLLLLLAAVATACFTLPVEKILKDFLLWVEQDLGPWGPLVLAVAYIPLTVLAVPASVLTLGGGYLFGLPVGFVADSIGATLGAGAAFLLGRTIGRSFVVSRLKDYPQFRAVAIAIRRSGFKIVLLLRLVPLLPFNMLNYLLSVTPVPIGQYMLASWIGMMPITFALVYVGTTLKDLSDVTHGWGEFSKTRWAFIILGLVVSVILMICVTRVAKAALEKALAENEDIDNIDIIPELPVVSETPVDIDQPLLIKIDASDDHHEK from the exons ATGGCCTTCACTTGGGGTTCCGCGCTCAGGATcgctctcctcctcctcctcctggcCGCCGTTGCCACTGCTTGTTTTACTCTTCCCGTGGAAAAG ATTTTGAAGGACTTCTTATTATGGGTTGAGCAGGATCTTGGTCCTTGGGGTCCCCTTGTGCT GGCTGTTGCATACATTCCACTAACAGTCTTGGCAGTACCAGCTTCAGTACTTACT CTCGGTGGTGGTTATCTTTTTGGGCTACCTGTTGGCTTTGTTGCTGATTCAATTGGAGCCACTTTAGGTGCAGGGGCTGCTTTCCTTCTAGGAAGAACT ATTGGGAGATCATTTGTTGTTTCAAGGTTGAAGGATTATCCTCAGTTCCGGGCAGTTGCAATTGCAATTCGGAGATCCGGATTTAAG ATTGTTTTGTTGCTTCGTCTTGTTCCCTTGCTCCCATTCAACATGCTAAATTACCTCCTTTCTGTGACTCCTGTTCCAATAGGACAATACATGCTGGCTTCCTGGATAGGGATGATG CCAATAACATTTGCGCTAGTATATGTTGGAACAACTCTCAAGGATCTTTCTGATGTGACCCATGGATGGGGTGAATTTTCAAAGACCCGTTGG GCTTTTATCATATTGGGCCTTGTAGTCTCTG TGATTTTAATGATTTGTGTTACAAGAGTTGCCAAGGCCGCTTTGGAAAAAGCTTTGGCCGAAAATGAGGATATTGATAACATCGATATTATACCAGAGTTACCTGTTGTCTCCGAAACACCAGTGGATATCGACCAGCCTCTTTTAATCAAGATAGACGCGTCTGACGACCATCATGAGAAATGA
- the LOC137736807 gene encoding uncharacterized protein, with product MPEKGLGWPPSQPWTASTRLGPLLQWRVGLLTAAVLVGMVVVWSVDAGTMQNFVDATRTRQAYLTTKVSALANLAQTHQNIDVKSFDIAVNQNQNQTTPTQSQTNMTQNQINQTNPTQSQINQTNMTQNQISATQFKTHLDSQNPINFSQSGPVSAQNSTGVSLKSGTSSWVVAELEPNFTKSLLARWLAPGGEPCKVSRTVEIAIPDLDGKDLIELSAGEIYEFQFLALGEDKSPRCLGGDYFETDLSGESWKSRPLVTDFGNGSYSVKLQVHQDFVGLYNFTVILLFRHFEGLRFSPARFSYDRELRKIPVRFVKGTAKLPELRTCEESDFGREIWAGRWTRHGKNDGCEISNDGRYRCLSRDFPCQSPWCNGSLGVLESNGWVYSAHCSFRLFSANDAWNCLSNRWIFFWGDSNHVDSIRNTLNFILDRPDIPSVPRRFDRNFSNPKDPSQTVRITSIFNGHWNETQNYQGLNSLKDEGFRNLLKKYFSEETVPDTIIMNSGLHDGYYWRNIRSFSIGASHAATFWAEIMESIRQRGLTVPKIFYRTTIATGGYARTLGFNPSKMEAFNSVLLDKLKEAGLLSGVIDNFDMTFPWHYDNRCNDGVHYGRAPLKMKWRDGEIGHYYFVDLMLDHILLNALCAGRQASTNM from the coding sequence ATGCCGGAGAAGGGACTGGGCTGGCCACCATCGCAGCCGTGGACGGCGAGTACGAGGTTGGGTCCTTTGCTTCAATGGCGAGTTGGGTTGTTAACGGCGGCGGTCCTCGTCGGAATGGTGGTGGTTTGGAGCGTCGATGCCGGAACTATGCAGAACTTCGTCGACGCTACAAGGACCCGCCAAGCTTACCTCACCACAAAGGTTAGTGCTTTAGCTAATCTCGCCCAAACCCATCAAAATATCGACGTCAAATCGTTCGACATTGCGGTTAATCAGAACCAGAACCAGACCACTCCAACCCAGAGCCAAACCAACATGACCCAGAACCAAATCAACCAGACCAATCCGACCCAGAGCCAAATCAACCAGACCAATATGACCCAGAACCAAATCAGTGCGACCCAGTTCAAAACCCACTTGGATTCTCAGAACCCAATTAATTTTTCCCAATCTGGACCAGTTTCTGCCCAGAATTCAACTGGGGTTTCTCTGAAATCCGGAACTTCGAGTTGGGTTGTAGCTGAATTGGAACCTAACTTCACGAAGAGTCTTCTGGCTAGGTGGCTAGCTCCGGGAGGAGAGCCCTGTAAAGTTTCGAGAACAGTAGAAATTGCTATCCCTGATTTGGACGGTAAGGATCTGATCGAACTATCGGCTGGTGAAATCTATGAGTTCCAGTTTCTGGCGTTGGGGGAGGATAAGAGCCCTAGATGTTTGGGTGGGGATTACTTCGAAACCGATCTTTCTGGGGAGTCATGGAAATCTAGGCCTCTGGTGACAGATTTTGGCAATGGTTCTTATTCTGTTAAGCTTCAAGTTCATCAGGATTTTGTGGGGTTGTACAATTTTACTGTCATTCTACTTTTTAGGCATTTTGAGGGTCTTAGATTTTCACCAGCTAGGTTTTCTTATGATCGAGAGCTGCGAAAGATTCCGGTCAggtttgtgaagggcacggcgaAGTTGCCTGAGCTGCGTACTTGCGAAGAGTCCGATTTTGGGAGAGAGATTTGGGCAGGAAGGTGGACTAGGCATGGGAAGAATGATGGTTGTGAAATTAGTAATGACGGTCGGTATCGTTGCCTATCCCGGGATTTTCCTTGCCAAAGTCCATGGTGCAATGGCTCTTTGGGGGTGTTGGAGAGTAATGGTTGGGTTTACTCCGCACATTGTTCGTTTAGATTGTTTTCGGCTAATGATGCTTGGAATTGCTTGAGCAACCGGTGGATTTTCTTTTGGGGCGACTCCAATCACGTAGACTCAATACGCAACACTCTCAACTTTATATTGGATCGGCCTGATATTCCTTCAGTTCCTAGACGGTTTGATAGGAACTTTTCAAATCCAAAAGACCCTTCTCAGACCGTTCGAATTACAAGCATCTTCAATGGTCATTGGAACGAAACGCAAAACTACCAAGGGTTGAATTCTTTGAAAgatgaagggtttaggaacttGTTAAAGAAATACTTCTCAGAAGAGACAGTTCCAGATACTATAATCATGAACTCTGGATTACACGACGGTTATTACTGGCGCAACATAAGATCATTCTCTATTGGTGCAAGCCATGCAGCAACATTTTGGGCGGAAATCATGGAGTCGATAAGGCAGAGAGGTTTGACGGTGCCAAAAATCTTTTACCGGACAACAATAGCCACTGGTGGGTACGCAAGAACTCTGGGATTTAACCCGAGTAAAATGGAGGCATTTAATTCAGTATTGTTAGATAAGTTGAAGGAAGCCGGGCTCCTCTCTGGTGTAATTGACAATTTCGACATGACCTTCCCGTGGCATTATGATAATCGGTGCAACGATGGGGTGCACTATGGCCGAGCTCCCTTGAAGATGAAGTGGAGAGATGGCGAAATTGGGCACTATTATTTTGTCGACCTTATGTTGGATCATATACTGCTGAATGCACTCTGTGCAGGAAGGCAAGCTTCTACAAACATGTGA